In Lolium rigidum isolate FL_2022 chromosome 7, APGP_CSIRO_Lrig_0.1, whole genome shotgun sequence, the DNA window TTAAAATCTAACAACTTTTTTGGAAACACGAAACTATTTTTTGAGATAGAATATtccttaaaatttgaacattttcaaaactgaacaaattttagaatttgaacagttttaaatttgaacaattttaaaatttgaacattttttaaagttGAACATCGACTCCGGGTCacgatcgtcctctcctcctctcatcctcctccttcgagtggacatccACTCCGGTGTCCGACACCACCCACTCTTCGGACTTCGACTGGGACTCGGAGTAGATTAGGGTAGTTTCAAATAAATGTCGATGTACCATCGAACTTCCTTAATGAGTGTAGCCCCCCACATCACCTCCATTACCCTGCGTCAAGTacacctagggttttccaagttggAAAGTGTCGCCATATGTGGCGGCATTTGATTTTAGTTCTATGATCAGCACGACGACCCCTTGTGTATGTACAACTGCTTCTCAATACATACCGTTATATCTGGAATGACATAGATCGACCGTCACATCGCCCATCTGGACTGACATAGATCGACGGTACCATCTCCCATCTACAATCATATTTGAAGGCAACACTATGACCTCTAGTAGCCTCAAAGTGAAGGTGCCATTATGTTTCTGTCAATGAGCGTAGCCCCCTCCCCCACATCACCTCCATTACCCTCAATCAaatacctagggtttccaagttgGAAAGTGTCGACATATGTAGCGGCATTTGATTTTGGTTCTATGATCAACACGACGACCCCTTTTGCATGCACAACTGCTTCTCGATACAAACCGTTATATCTGGAATGGCATAGATGGACCATCGCATCGCCCATCTGGACTGACATAGATCGACCATACATCGTCCATCTACAATCATATTTCAAGGCCATACTATGACCTAGTAGCCTCAAAGTGAGGGTGCCATTATGTTTCTTTCAATGAGCCTAGCCCCTCCCCCCCACATCACCTCCATTACCCTACATCAAGTacacctagggttttccaagttggAAAGTGTCACCATATGTGGCGGCATTTGATTTTGGTTCTATGATCAGCACGATGACCCCTTGTGTATGTATAGCTGCTTGTCGATACATACCGTTATATCTGGAATGGCATAGATCGACCGTCGCATCGCCCATCTGAACTGACATAGATCGACGGTACCATCTCCCATCTACAATCATATTTCAAGGCAATATTATGACCTAGTAGCCTCAAAATGATTTTGGTTTCCAAGTTGGAAAGTACCTAGGGTTTCCAAATTGGAAAGTGTCGACATATGTGGTGGCATTGGATTTTGGTTTTATGTTCAACACGACGACCCCTTGTGTATGTACAACTATTTCTCCATGCATACCGTTATATCTGGAATGGCATAGATCGACCGTCGCATCGTCCATCTGGACTGACAAGATCGACTGTACCATCGCCCATCTACAATCACATTTCAAGGCAACACTATGACCTATAGTAGCCTCAAAGTGAAGGTGCCATCATGTTCGAAGGTGTCGATATGTATACATCGACATTTGATCGGAAATGGCATCGTCAAGGTTGTAAATTTGGCATGTGATGTTGGTTGTATGTGTAATTGCTTCTTGATATGCACTGCCGTTAACACGGTAGAGGCCAGTCCGCTGCCGCCGAAACCACGCAACAACGGTTGGGAAGAGGGAGTGAAGTCAATCAGGAGGACGGCGTGACGACACGAAGCATTTCCAACCTTATAGCATCATGATGGCGTTAACACAGCGAACGACACCGCCGACGATTATTTTAGTAACATTATTTTCAACAACATATATATTTTATACTGCTCGGAAatattatttttcaattttttttaatgtAAACATTTCCTCCAAAAAGAATTACTTTCCCACCACCTAATTAGAATTTACGCCAAAAAAATCAAACCTCCCGCTAAACGCCTCCGAATATTTTTGTTCCCACCAAAAAAATTGCCTATTTAACCTTCCCGTAAAAGCACCTCACAATTACTCCTGATTAGTACTCTAACGAAATCACAGTCATCACGGTGGCGATTGGATCTGAGGTCTCTTCGTCCGTGCTCACGGCGTCATCGCGGCGTCAATCCACCACCGCCGTCCAGGAGTACAAACTCTCAGTCTCAGGTTCTTCCAATCCCCATTTTCTTCCAATCCCCTCCCATCGTAGAACCAACCACGCGTTTCAGCGCCGCCGCTACCGCCTGCCACCAGCGCAGCCGTTGCCGCGCTGCCCCACATCGTCGCTATGCCGCCGCCCGCCCCACGCTGCCCCGCGCTGCCCCACGCCGGGAATGGCCGCCGGGTATTGTCGGggatggccgccgccctgccctCCAGTCCGTTGCCGCGCTGCCCCGCGCTGCCCCACGCCGCCACCCTTCGAGACGCGGATCAGGCCTGTTGAGGATGATGCCGCGCCGCTCTGTAGCCCATCTCTCCATGCATAGGGCCTTAATTTTCCTGGAATTAGCAGATCAATCGTGTCTTGTTGGGTTGATTGAACCGTGCCTCGTCTGGAATCCTTCAACCCAGAGACAAACGAAACGCTAAATTTGCTGAATCCATGACTTGGTGGTTGACTGTGCATTTGCTAGAAGGCTGTAACTTAGATTGTTGTCACTGATATTCCAAGCTGCCCATTCCGCAGCATCAAATTAGATCATAGAATAGGAGACCAGAACCACATAGCTAAAATGACATGTTTGCCTGTAAGCTCTCGCAGTGCATACCTTGGGCCTTTATATTTTCTATTATGTATCTCCTTCATCTGCAAATCTGACGCTGAAATTGTTCCACGTCTTAATTACATTCTCTCTAGGCATAAAATTAATCAATAACAGTGACAATTCATTTTTGAGATTACAATATTACATTAGAAAAATCTATAATACTGTGTGCATGATTACATTAGAAAAATCTTGGTTCTGACGAAGCGTGACCCTGGTTCGTTCGATTTGGTTCCGGAATTCGGGCAGTTATGTATCATATCCATTTGGGACAAATTTGATGTAATTCTCCAGTTTTAACTCTAGGAGATTTTGCAACTTGCAACCTATAGATGAGATTAAACTGTATTCAATCGCTTAGCGGAGGAGTTGAATTTGTGTAAGTTTCTACTAGAGGATAGGTCTTATACACTTCATGCTTTGAACATAAGGTACTCTCACAAGTAAATCCAGTCGACTAGTCGTATCGACTCCTTTTCCAAGTTGGTGAATCATTGTATTAGATGCTCAACATGGATTCTAACTTTAATCCTTTGCTGATTGGACATTGTACTCTCGATGCTTTTACTGAATCTAGTCTCAACATGTATGTGGTTTATTCTCATCCGAACTGAAATAATGTTCATCCGAACTCGAAGCATGTTCAGTATTCATCTAATATATGTTTTTGTCATTAGAAGTTCAGCATGTCTTCACACATAAAAAGGTTATTGGTGTTTGTACGAGTACACATGCTTccgcttttgcatcatttttgttTTTGATTATTGGTAATtgaatttgtgatgattataactgAAAAGGTGTTCTTAATGCATGTTACGTATTAAAGCGTGCTTCGAACATTTTGTACATTGTGAGTTGTGATCTTTTATAATTCAAACATGACACTATCCAGCTGCTTGTGCTTGCCTTCACAAAAGACAATTCAATGTGTGATAATAACTATGTGATGACAGACTTCTCTTATTTATTAGATGCTCTCAAATTCTTGTATAATGGTATCGAGCATGATGACCTGCTATCCAAATACTCTGTAAAATCTGCATTTGCCCGCAATCATACTATGGAACTCTGAATAGTTTTCGACTTGTGCCGATAGATGATTCATGCTTTCGACTTGTGCCTTTTCTATATGTAATGCTACCTCTTCAAGGTAGTTTGGCTTGAACAGAACTAGTTGGTAAGAGAGCCACATGTAGGTGCATTACTCTGAATCTCGAGGTGTTATGTTATTTGTGGTACCTCTGGTGGAAACAAAATGTGATCCATTCAGCTTGTCTAAAATTATGTTGGACAGGCATACTATCATAGTCATTCTTGCatccttttattccaaaaacaaGACATTCTAAAATATTGTTTCCAAGATTTTGAAGTGCTAAAGTATGCCTGCTTTACgtattgtgttttttttttctgaatatgACTCAATTTCTGATCGTACCTACTCAAGGGCATAAGGATGAGTTCAACGGTGGATGCTGCTGGTACACACCATATTTACTTCTTGATCACCTATCTGAATGGTGCACATCAAATATGGTTTGTTAATGCAATGTCCTTTTATTGTTTTTGTGTGCAGTAAGGAAAGGCTCTGTTGTCTTAACAAGGACGGAAAGTATAACCGAATACATAAACAAGGGTGGACAACCTAGATCTGGTAAACTGTTTATCTCACTTAAATCGTCCCTAGCATTTGCTATAATGCATAAAATCCTTGTATGGGTTAAATTGCTAAATCTTCAATATTACTAAATCTTGTACAGGTACTCAAGGACAATCCGACACTCCAGTGTCAGCTAATGACATGTGTGCCCTGGATGAATGGCCATCCCATGCTCGCCGCTATCGTGCGCAACTACAGGATGGTACTTTCTCTCCTTCAAATCTGGGTCCTCCGATCTGACACAATCTAATAACCAAGTCATGCAATACTTTTTTTCTATGATTTGGGTTGTAGAAGCAGAtggacagaagaagaagaacgggCGAGGTGTTGTAAAAGGTGTTAAAGCAGCTCAGAAGCGTTTTGCCAGCGGATCTGCGAAGCTAAATATTACATTCTCTGAAACGTTGGGTGGTACGATAGGAATGAACTATCGCTCATTCAAGGATGACGTGGTAGTGATAATGAAAAGGAAGGTACCACTAACCTTTCACACCTGTTCTAGCAAGGAAGTTGATTAAAATAAAATGTTGTGGCCACGTTCTAGCCAGAAAATTGGTTAAGATAACATTTGTAGTAGTATGCACAGCCAAAGCTAGCTATGGCACGAGCCATACCTTGCTAGAATGGGTCCTCCGCCACTGTATGGCATGGAAAATTAACCTGATGCATGTTCAAGTGCTTTGCCGCATTGCTTATTGAGATAATGCCTCCATGATGCACCTTTCTTGGCATAACCTGATTGCACTAGTCTTATTTATCTCATAAGTTATACAGATTGCATTCTTGCCAAATACAGATTGCATTCTTGCCAAATATGTTAATACTAGTACTAACTGGAGACCATCAAGACTAATACATATAAtattttagtattttcttgaaATTACATACTGAAAGCATATACTTGATTGCAAGTAGCAGAGCATCTTGTTTGCACTTTTGTAGATCACATCATGTTATTTTGTGGTTGTTTTAATTCTACTACTGTATGTCGTTTGCACTTGTATAGGTCACACCATCTATAAAACATTCACTTAAATAGAATCTTTGTACTATTTTCACATTGTAGTTCATCATAGATATTGCCTTACATAATTTCATTAGGTATTAGCTTGTTGACACAACTTACTTGCTTTACATAATATAGGCTTGTAGtaatttttttcttcattttttgaATGCAGGACTCAAAGACTTAGCTGGACAGGGTACCATGGTAGCAATGGACTCAACTCTGCTGGATTGCTACATTTTACATTAGTTGCATTTGATGGATATTTGATATGAGAATTATGATTTGTATGAACCTACATATTATACGCGTGGATTTGAATTTTGTAATTCAATGGTTGCGATAAGCTATTGCCACAACTCACTTTTTGTTGCCATAGGTTAGCACCACGAAAAATATAGTGTTGCTCCTAGTCGCCATGATTACATGCTTTGTTGCGTTAGGATGTAGCAACGAAGAACTTTTTATTGTTGCAATAAATTGTTACCACATTTTTTATGAATGATGTGATAACTATTTGGCGCCACGGAATAAAAATTTGTTGAGATAGAGTATCGCCACAAAACCTTCAAATTGTGGCGGTAACTTCTTGCGACAAACATTTTGGACGTTGCAAAAATTATGTAACACCACAATTGTGAATTTTGTTGAAACAAAGTATCTCCACGAAAAGTTCACATTGTCGCAGTAGCTTCTTGCTACAAGCTTTTTCCCCGTTGCGATAAGCATTTGGCGCCACGAAACTGGATTTTGTTGAAATAGAGTATCGCCACGAAATGTTACAATTGTCGCAACACCTTCCCGCCACAATTTTTTTTACCGTTGCCATACCTATTTATCGCGACGAGTGGAATAATTGTCGCCATAAGTTAATACCACGAGCGTAGCGATTTGTGGCAAATGGCTAATGCTACAAACCAGTAGATGTTGCCATAGGTTATCGCCACAGCTCGCTATCGCCACGAAAGAGAGTGCACCACGAAACTTAGGGCGTTGGCATAGGTTATTGCCACAAATGTCTATCGCCACAAACTGGCAAACGCCACGACACGGCTGCATGTTGCGACAAGCTATCTCCACAAACCAAATTGTGGAGACAAGTGAGTGCTGCCACGGGAAAACATGTGGCAACTTCCCGCATGGTTGTTGCAATAGATCGCTTTGTTGCCACAATCACGTTTTCGTTGCAATAGCCTATTACCATACATGTAATTGCAACGCTTGCCAACGAACGTCATTTCGTGGCAATAGGTGCATATTGCCACAAAACGACATCTATTGCGACAAAtttttttgttgcaatagacccGATTCCTTGTAGTGATCTCGCCGGCGCTGGAGAGGGCTGGAGGCGGTCAGGAgagagagcggcggcgcggccaggacatGGGGAGCTCGGGGGTATGCGTGCGCGTGAGCGAGAGAGGACGAGGAGAGCGTGCGGAGAGGGGTTGGGTCGGGTCGAATCTGACCCGAGCCCGACCGACCGAGGTGGCCATTTGGGCCAGGCCAACTTGGTCCGGTTGGACCAGTTGGGCTCTGGTTATTTAgccatttttttttagaaaagttctttaAATAAATGAAGTGACATAAAAAGTCAAATAACAATAACTTCTAAACAAGAGGAAAattataaacaaaacaaaaccaGCAACAAATACTGTAAaatttaagtaataataatatgaaTCTTTCCTCTAGATTTTAGAAAaccaattttaaatcttaaactgtTAAGACTTAAAtactaaaaatataattttcttgtttctatttttcCATCAAGAAATAAATAAATATCACTTTGTATTATAATTTCATATAATACAAACCTTGTTGATCATGTTTAATCATATGGAAACCCTAACTCAACATTACTTCAAATTATAATCCCAAAACCTATAAAAGAATTAAAAGATATACCCTTATTTTAACTACCATTTAAAACTTGaatgataattatcttaattattaattattaaaaaataataaaatgacaattccaacattgtttttatttcaaagttattgataacttcaactttataatggagttattaacctaagaactaaatggaaattatgaaaccctagttccattataaataacattatggtttcataatttcatgtaaacactaaaaccctaattcattaggaaccctagctccactatttcatgtgaaccctaatttgcttctagatctaaaccctaggttagaccatgtgatcatgatattctGTTTGactcatagaaccataattagcaattaaatacttgccataccacataaaatataggagtcaTTTTTATCAATAATtttgtattccatgtatgcatatcaatCCAACCTagctgatcaaataggatcaatcaagtctaaaccctagctcctactgccaatacaatcatccatatttaaCCATATTAAGCATCACACCTTGATGATGAATCCTCATAGCAACTatgcccaatatttatcattacctaaccatattccactaaaccctactaatgttgagtacttatcaaccatcctatttaggagccaattactccttacttaatagaactaacagtaaaacctagaccacttcaaccctaattaatatacttcttattatttaagaagtatgttcttcaaaagttattcttttgaagtaaataaagaatcatcatcaatcctgcctaatagaacctatagccaataaccagttatcaccagcaaggtataccaaccaggATAGCAACAatggataattaattgcttaagttgctcatgcttaagtaaaaccaatcaagcctagttgccgatgaatccaactatgttgtgattcatcttatacttactccagaaactagatgaaaccatagtcaactatagaaccccaccaatctaattatcatacttgttctttatatgaggacatgttcttcaaaagttattcttttgaattatataataagtaatcattaaccatgccatatagtactagaactgaccactgttctttacctgTTAACATTAGGCCAATTATcagtctttgtgtgctcaattgattactatgctttattacctacctgttcatgataccaagtaatcacacctgaataagaaccttgtatgtgaatcactctaaaagtgcaacacaccctgaaccaatcattataaCTCACTGATCATAAATCATCGGGGGTAGGCCACGCTTAGAGCgaatgcatctcatacttatgcattattgcatccttgccaatcttttaaacatcgtccttaccggacgatgatgctatttcagaatttggagttattgcgtatcgaagaccttgcctgcataatcttgcagtcaagaaaggcaagttcatcgcttgctcatgtcatttgagtatctttatcaaattacttgcaaagtactatgattaccactattgcataaaaaccaaaaccactactttcataactatgaatatgactatgtggttggcaatggaaccatggattgtgttgatatggtggaggttccattgcaagggtttatatccatctaggattaaacaacaaatgtcgtccagtgattcttgtgccgtaatacccgtgttaaccataagatccggagtgggacggaatagtcaatcgtatttccacctcttgtacatcaacggatgcgcttgccgtagacacttgtatcccgagggacaagcggtaggctggggaagcctaaagtccccacggtaatgcggtctatgatggattgtaaggtgtccggaacggtctatctatggttgatagggcagggcatataaaaattgttcggaacagtctaccttaattggtataggggagaacaaatgcatgggtcggtctcaccatagatataggggaagacaatcttacaaaagggtgggtgtgcgaggtagcggaggaatatgattggctatgaccttataccgggcctcacaccataggaagtgtgaacgggcatgcaacccggttggcaccaaggttaagatctcttatgggtaaagcaacacacctctcgcgagtgtaaagaaccgtgacccgtcactccctcgttccgggttatggaagctgcgaacgcggccggaaaggagctccatgaagttctagtaaaccggtgaaggccgacggacatagttcttccgaataaaagcaaccttttgaagaaatgattatgaaaacctgcattggtattagactttccggtctaatgctgtagctagtgcattaaacacctctttcctataatgaacttgttgagtgcgctcgtactcatcccactcttaaatcctcgcttagatatggaggcatcgaaggaggatctacagtgcaactggaaggccgaggagtcaacaactacttcaagggaca includes these proteins:
- the LOC124672857 gene encoding uncharacterized protein LOC124672857 gives rise to the protein MSSTVDAAVRKGSVVLTRTESITEYINKGGQPRSGTQGQSDTPVSANDMCALDEWPSHARRYRAQLQDEADGQKKKNGRGVVKGVKAAQKRFASGSAKLNITFSETLGGTIGMNYRSFKDDVVVIMKRKVPLTFHTCSSKEVD